Proteins encoded in a region of the Vibrio sp. CB1-14 genome:
- a CDS encoding lipopolysaccharide biosynthesis protein, whose product MIEKRFNEFRVSVKPSEFNDIDFLLNEAKQLDANDPQLANRIRLRVKNLKVKQQSTPNDSVTAAATVQTSAVKSATSRTPSKPIENNQASETTTTNSARKAPSAATEADSKAPQWYDFTKPLIEWISRRPFVALVVIPTLLFSLYQTLWASERFESQAQVTVQQPDGMATMDASMALLSGLGVSSSQGTDSELVKAYIYSNDMIEYLNRQLNMRQHFSDSGIDYFSRLHDSDSRETAIEYYKKRVKVEVNTTSGVITIYGQAFSSEYAQQLTQTIVDRAEWYINSIGHQLAQEQLTFIQGEHEIVAQKLRDAQTALLGFQQKYNLIDPTAEGAAIQQIAYGLEGQIATKNAELTGLSQIMSAQAPQVKMLQNEIAALEQQLVSERTKLATSEGESFSVSQILATFTDLRVKMELALQAYTSSQVSLEKSRIEAYRQLKYLVTVEAATQPEDNQYPEVLYNITLFAILTSMIFAIGRIIVLTIYELK is encoded by the coding sequence ATGATTGAAAAACGATTTAATGAGTTTAGAGTCAGCGTTAAGCCCTCAGAATTTAACGACATTGACTTCTTGCTCAATGAAGCCAAACAACTCGACGCCAATGATCCGCAACTTGCTAACCGAATACGCCTACGAGTCAAAAATTTAAAAGTGAAACAACAAAGCACGCCGAACGACTCGGTGACAGCGGCGGCAACCGTACAAACATCGGCAGTGAAGAGTGCAACGTCACGGACGCCCTCCAAACCCATTGAAAATAACCAAGCATCAGAGACAACCACTACAAATAGCGCTAGGAAAGCGCCTTCAGCTGCAACGGAGGCAGATTCAAAAGCACCACAATGGTACGACTTTACCAAGCCTCTCATCGAATGGATCTCACGACGACCGTTTGTGGCTTTAGTGGTTATTCCAACGCTGCTATTTTCTTTGTATCAAACCTTATGGGCATCTGAGCGCTTCGAGAGCCAAGCACAAGTAACGGTGCAGCAGCCGGACGGAATGGCGACTATGGATGCCTCAATGGCGTTACTCAGTGGCCTAGGGGTAAGCAGCTCTCAAGGGACAGACTCTGAACTGGTGAAAGCCTATATTTACTCCAACGACATGATTGAGTACCTCAATCGTCAGTTAAATATGCGACAACACTTTAGCGATAGCGGTATCGATTATTTTAGCCGATTGCACGACAGTGACAGCAGAGAAACCGCCATCGAATACTATAAAAAACGAGTGAAAGTCGAAGTTAATACCACCTCTGGCGTGATTACTATTTATGGGCAGGCGTTTAGCTCAGAGTACGCGCAGCAGCTCACACAAACCATCGTTGACCGTGCCGAATGGTATATAAACTCGATAGGTCACCAGCTGGCTCAGGAGCAGCTAACCTTTATTCAAGGTGAGCACGAGATAGTGGCGCAAAAACTTCGCGATGCTCAAACCGCCCTGCTTGGCTTTCAACAAAAATACAATTTAATCGATCCAACAGCAGAAGGCGCCGCAATTCAACAAATAGCCTATGGGCTAGAGGGACAAATCGCTACCAAAAATGCTGAGTTAACGGGCTTAAGCCAAATTATGAGCGCACAAGCCCCCCAGGTAAAAATGTTGCAAAATGAGATTGCCGCTCTCGAGCAACAACTTGTCTCTGAGCGTACTAAACTCGCTACCTCTGAAGGCGAAAGCTTTTCAGTCAGCCAGATTCTGGCCACATTTACTGACTTAAGAGTCAAAATGGAGTTAGCGCTCCAAGCGTACACGTCATCGCAAGTGTCGCTAGAGAAATCTCGTATTGAGGCCTACCGTCAGTTAAAGTACTTAGTTACCGTAGAGGCCGCGACCCAACCAGAGGACAACCAGTACCCCGAGGTGCTCTACAACATTACTTTATTTGCTATTTTAACCAGCATGATCTTTGCTATTGGGCGCATTATTGTCCTCACTATCTACGAGCTAAAATAA
- a CDS encoding ABC transporter permease, whose amino-acid sequence MATVKKRSTLIIWKDVIFAIFLREIKSKFNDKLGIAWSVISPVSFIFLLSFIRGKMDGGNTHGIPTFFFMVYGMILVQFFLGMIETVSVSIKKNKPLYAFRQVQPISSVIAIAGFEFLVKVFVILTIAVLCLFLKMETQIDDPIEVMFIVVRVWLIATSLGLISALASCYVPELDKLRNLAMRPIFFISGIFFSLQDIPREYWHYLDWNPLLHAVELIRYAAYPAYGSEGVSYFYLDIVTIVLVFFSLACYHVSWKQAISR is encoded by the coding sequence ATGGCCACAGTAAAAAAACGCTCGACACTCATTATTTGGAAAGACGTCATCTTTGCTATCTTTCTGCGCGAGATAAAAAGCAAATTTAACGATAAACTTGGGATTGCTTGGAGCGTTATCTCGCCGGTGAGTTTTATCTTTCTGTTGTCGTTTATTCGCGGAAAAATGGATGGTGGGAATACGCATGGTATCCCAACATTTTTCTTCATGGTCTATGGCATGATATTAGTCCAGTTTTTTCTGGGCATGATTGAAACCGTTTCTGTCTCCATCAAAAAGAATAAGCCTCTCTATGCCTTTAGGCAGGTACAACCCATTAGCTCCGTCATCGCCATCGCAGGCTTTGAATTCTTGGTCAAGGTGTTTGTTATATTAACCATCGCCGTACTATGTCTGTTTTTGAAAATGGAAACCCAAATAGATGACCCTATTGAGGTTATGTTTATTGTGGTTCGCGTCTGGTTAATCGCCACCAGTCTAGGACTGATTTCAGCCCTAGCGTCTTGCTACGTTCCAGAGCTAGATAAACTGCGCAATCTCGCGATGAGACCCATTTTCTTTATTTCCGGTATCTTTTTTAGCCTTCAAGATATCCCCAGAGAATATTGGCATTACTTAGATTGGAACCCACTGCTCCATGCTGTCGAACTGATACGCTACGCCGCTTACCCGGCTTACGGCTCTGAAGGCGTAAGCTACTTTTACTTAGACATTGTGACCATTGTCCTCGTGTTCTTTTCTTTAGCTTGTTATCACGTAAGCTGGAAACAAGCCATTAGCCGCTAA
- the rfbD gene encoding dTDP-4-dehydrorhamnose reductase: MKVLITGRGGQLAWELEQTAPTGIDWIAFDAQQLDITNTARVYEVLIKESPDVVINAAAYTAVDNAESDSTIAYAVNEKGSENLALACKEINAKLIHVSTDFVFDGKQTTPYSVDAAPSPINVYGASKLMGDMKIDDILGGDATIIRTAWVYSAHGNNFVKTMLRLMAEKPELGVIYDQVGTPTWAKGLAKLIWTLTSKADSSEPSAHSLMLHWTDAGVASWYDFATAIQELAIEKGMLDKAIPVRPIPASAYPLPAKRPSFSVIDKSTTEDYSGVNTIHWRKQLSSMMDELTANS; the protein is encoded by the coding sequence ATGAAAGTATTGATCACAGGCCGTGGAGGCCAGCTGGCCTGGGAACTAGAGCAGACTGCACCGACCGGTATTGATTGGATCGCGTTTGACGCCCAACAACTCGACATCACAAATACGGCTCGCGTTTACGAAGTTCTAATAAAAGAATCACCAGACGTGGTCATCAATGCTGCGGCCTACACAGCGGTTGACAATGCCGAAAGCGATAGCACTATCGCCTATGCCGTTAACGAGAAAGGCAGCGAAAACCTAGCCTTAGCTTGTAAGGAAATTAATGCCAAGCTGATTCATGTCTCTACCGACTTTGTGTTTGATGGCAAGCAAACGACACCCTACTCTGTCGATGCCGCCCCTAGCCCAATCAATGTATATGGTGCGTCAAAACTCATGGGAGACATGAAAATCGACGATATTTTGGGCGGTGATGCGACCATTATTCGTACCGCTTGGGTCTACTCTGCGCATGGCAATAATTTTGTAAAAACCATGCTTCGCCTCATGGCGGAAAAACCAGAGCTTGGTGTTATCTACGATCAAGTGGGAACGCCAACTTGGGCTAAAGGTTTAGCGAAACTAATCTGGACACTCACAAGTAAAGCTGACAGCTCTGAGCCTTCAGCTCACAGCTTAATGTTGCATTGGACCGATGCAGGCGTGGCATCTTGGTACGATTTTGCGACGGCAATTCAAGAGCTGGCGATAGAAAAAGGCATGCTAGATAAGGCCATTCCTGTACGCCCTATCCCAGCAAGCGCTTATCCACTACCCGCAAAACGCCCTAGCTTTAGTGTGATAGACAAATCAACAACCGAAGATTATAGCGGAGTGAATACCATTCACTGGCGCAAGCAGCTCTCATCGATGATGGACGAGCTAACAGCTAACAGCTAA
- a CDS encoding glycosyltransferase family 2 protein, which yields MHLYISAVSHGHDTLIQKLESLKRLAKCDGVTVLCRDNKRNARLKQHCERSNIHYYQNSKVIGFATNNNLNFLEAKKLGMKSDDYFVLLNCDIHINMPSILQLIDSLKQRKPLIAAPNLFLDHKHQHFDDNLRCYPSLLTFSKNYLLNDRSSVVDKHKPEQLPKHYWASGAFLLFKSLIYEQLDGLNERFFLYCEDIDICQRAHQQGMSVTFFDHIKATHHRQRNSQQFLSRAFFMHLNSVLIYSLTCKNLLSVKGLKTHQVNTHQPQPVNKQKPS from the coding sequence ATGCATTTGTACATTTCTGCGGTATCGCACGGACACGACACACTGATTCAAAAACTTGAATCATTAAAACGACTGGCAAAGTGCGATGGTGTCACCGTACTTTGCCGCGATAACAAACGCAATGCACGGTTAAAACAGCACTGTGAACGTTCAAACATACACTATTATCAAAACAGTAAAGTGATAGGGTTTGCGACAAACAACAACTTAAACTTCTTGGAAGCCAAAAAGCTGGGCATGAAAAGTGACGACTACTTTGTCTTGCTTAACTGCGATATTCACATCAACATGCCATCAATATTGCAACTGATTGACAGTTTAAAACAGCGCAAACCGCTTATTGCTGCGCCAAACTTGTTTTTGGATCACAAACATCAACACTTTGATGACAACTTACGATGCTACCCTTCACTGCTTACATTTAGTAAAAACTACCTATTAAATGACCGCAGTAGTGTCGTTGACAAACATAAACCAGAGCAACTGCCGAAGCACTATTGGGCCAGTGGTGCATTCCTGCTATTTAAATCACTAATCTATGAGCAGCTTGACGGGTTAAATGAACGCTTTTTCCTCTACTGCGAGGACATCGACATTTGCCAAAGAGCGCACCAGCAAGGGATGTCGGTCACGTTTTTTGACCATATAAAAGCGACTCATCATAGGCAAAGAAACAGCCAGCAGTTTCTATCACGGGCGTTTTTCATGCATTTAAATAGCGTATTGATTTATTCATTAACGTGTAAAAACCTGCTATCGGTCAAAGGGTTAAAAACACACCAAGTGAACACGCATCAACCTCAACCAGTGAACAAACAAAAGCCATCGTGA
- the rfbC gene encoding dTDP-4-dehydrorhamnose 3,5-epimerase, with amino-acid sequence MKIIETSIPDVKIIEPQVFGDERGFFMETFRTTTFNEQCAERDFVQENHSKSSQGILRGLHYQTENTQGKLVRVVKGEVFDVAVDMRKESPTFGQWVGVYLSEHNKKQLWVPEGFAHGFYVTSEEAEFVYKCTDFYNPNAEISVKWDDPSLNIEWPLVDGEKPNLSDKDENGLLFAQAPTF; translated from the coding sequence ATGAAAATCATCGAAACCTCAATTCCAGATGTAAAGATTATTGAACCACAAGTGTTTGGAGACGAGCGTGGTTTCTTTATGGAAACCTTCCGCACCACCACCTTTAACGAACAATGCGCAGAGCGTGATTTTGTGCAAGAGAATCACAGCAAATCCAGCCAAGGGATTTTACGTGGTTTACACTACCAAACTGAAAACACCCAAGGAAAGCTGGTACGAGTGGTAAAGGGCGAAGTTTTCGATGTTGCCGTCGATATGCGTAAGGAGTCTCCAACATTTGGTCAATGGGTAGGGGTTTACCTTTCAGAACACAACAAAAAACAGCTTTGGGTACCAGAGGGATTTGCTCATGGGTTTTATGTGACTTCCGAAGAGGCTGAGTTTGTGTACAAATGTACGGATTTCTACAACCCTAATGCTGAAATCTCTGTTAAGTGGGACGACCCAAGCCTTAACATCGAGTGGCCTTTGGTTGATGGCGAAAAGCCTAACTTATCCGATAAAGATGAAAACGGCCTACTCTTTGCGCAAGCACCGACATTTTAA
- a CDS encoding glycosyltransferase family 2 protein: MTTTNTLLQTDWAVIVFYQPDDSAINHALWLQAQYQKQGGGVVVVDNTTETGDNNQTPTARRFKHSICYGENLGIAKALNDGIDYAKQHGATWCFLFDQDSQPDDEFFHQMRRARAHITRCNEQYTKPIAALAPVYFDTNLQRSGRIIQIQGSRLFRRKAQYHIEWASYTISSGSYLCLSHYSDIGNHDESLFIDFVDIDWGLKANAKGYQINVIPNAKLTHCLGTKPISVMGVNVVNHSPIRHYYYFRNVIHMLRRPYVPSVWKRNELIKLVPRFMIYSLFTNKRHQHIAAMLQGIWHGITNKIGKRD, from the coding sequence GTGACAACCACAAACACATTGCTGCAGACAGACTGGGCCGTTATTGTATTTTATCAACCTGATGACAGCGCCATTAACCATGCTTTGTGGCTTCAGGCTCAATACCAAAAGCAAGGTGGCGGCGTGGTGGTGGTTGACAACACCACGGAAACAGGCGACAACAATCAAACGCCAACAGCCCGTCGATTCAAACATAGTATTTGCTATGGAGAAAACCTTGGCATTGCCAAAGCGCTAAACGATGGGATTGACTACGCCAAACAGCACGGCGCAACTTGGTGTTTTTTGTTTGACCAGGACTCTCAGCCTGATGACGAATTTTTTCACCAAATGCGACGAGCTCGCGCACACATAACACGTTGCAACGAGCAGTACACAAAACCGATAGCCGCCCTTGCACCTGTCTATTTTGACACAAACTTGCAACGCAGTGGACGTATCATTCAGATACAAGGCTCACGCCTATTTCGGCGCAAAGCTCAATACCATATCGAATGGGCAAGTTATACCATTAGCTCTGGAAGTTACCTTTGTCTATCTCATTACAGCGATATAGGCAATCACGACGAATCGCTTTTTATAGATTTTGTCGACATTGACTGGGGCCTCAAAGCCAATGCCAAAGGTTACCAAATCAATGTCATTCCCAACGCCAAGCTTACACACTGCCTGGGCACAAAGCCCATATCGGTAATGGGTGTGAATGTGGTTAACCACTCGCCCATTCGTCACTATTACTACTTTCGTAATGTGATTCACATGTTAAGGCGCCCGTATGTACCTAGCGTTTGGAAACGAAATGAGCTCATCAAGTTAGTACCACGGTTTATGATTTACTCCCTATTTACTAACAAGAGACACCAACACATCGCCGCCATGCTTCAAGGCATTTGGCATGGTATTACAAATAAAATAGGAAAACGAGATTAG